The nucleotide window TAGACCCGCTTAACTCAATTCGCCCGTTAACTCCATTTAATATTCTTGAACCTTTTCCTGTAGCATACATTCCTATACTGTTCGGTGTCGTAACTCTTATTATTCCATGATTTTCAATATTCCCTATTCCTCTTGTTACTTTATTTCCCGAACCTGCAGGAGATTCTTCACTATATCCTGCCGCCATTCCTATTCCATATTTTTTATCATCAGGATTAGTAGATATATCCGATCCCGATACATTTATTATACCGTAGTTCTTTATAGCTTTAGGAGTTGAAGTTCCGCCTTTTACATAACTGTATGCTCCTACGTTTCCTATACCTCTTCTGAAATCTATTGTTCCGTAATTCTTAACTTCTCCTGAAGCGTAAATCCCGTAGTTCAGGCTTCCTGTCGATCTTAAATTACTGTAGTTTGTTATTGTTCCTGTTCTGTCAGCAGAGTACATAAATACCGAGTCATCTGATAAAGTTGTAACTCCTGTTGTTCCTAATAATCCTGTTCTTACTGTATTACCCTGTCCTGTCATAACATAACCGAAAGAGCCTTTTCCGATAGTCATTTTATCCGTATCACTGTTAAGTGTCTGCCCGTTTCCTGCAAGATATACTCCCGCTCCTTCTTGGCTGGCACCTAAGGATTTTCCTACAGATATTTTTGCATTTTGTTCAATATTAACTGTTCCTTCTTTAGAATAAACTCCTATTCCGCCGTCTCCTGCCGTAGTTTCAGAACTGCTTGTCAAAGTAACGTTTCTTCCGTAAATTCCTGTCGATCTCGCTCCTGCCTGAACTTTTCCTTCGTTTCTGATTGTGCTGTTCAAGCCGTTATTCGAGTATATACCTATACTTGGACTGTCTGCTCTTGTCGAATCTCCTACTGTCACATTTCCTTTATTAAGCATTGTATGCCCTGCATTAGTAGCCCCTTCGCTGTGCATTCCTATAGATTTATCTCCTACTAAATTAATATTTCCATGATTTTCTATCTCTCCCGAATTTCCACTTTGAGACATTCCGATTGCATTTTCTCCGGTACTTTCAATTTTTCCGGTAGCTCTATTATAAACATTTCCATTTTCGGCACGCATTCCCACAGACCCCGAACCGACTGTGATCTGTCCATTGTTATGTCCGTTACCGTCTACAGTATATATTCCGGAACCGTTAGTTCCTATAGTAATTTTACCATCTATACCATTTGCCATTGAAGCATCTTTTCCGTAAAGTGCTGATGACTTATCTCCTGTTAAAGATATTTTTCCGTTATTAGAAGCTACTCCTCCATCTGAATAAATTCCTGTAACTCTGTTTTTTGTTGACGATATATCTGTTCCATTATCCAAATTTACAGTCGAATTTTTTGCATTTACAAATAGACTGTCATCATTATTTATGACTTTAGTATTCTTATATTGCATGAAAGCTTCTGTAATGCTCATATATGTATATCCGTCTGTAGATGTCAATGTCAAATTATCTTTAAAATTGCTGCTTGAATTATAGGAACCTCCTTTAATCAAGTATGCAACTGACCCTTTACCTGCTAATGATATATTTCCTGAGTTTCCTATAAATTTGGAAGTTCCACTGTCAGTCGTCAAATTAAATCCTGCAGAGTTTTTACCTATAGTATAAGTTCCTCCGTTTATTTCCACTTCCGAATTTTTTGCATTTATGCCGACGCTTCCTTCTTTAACCGATATATTTCCGCTTGAAGTCACTTTTCCTTTTACTGCATATATCCCTGTACTGCTTGTGACTTTGGAAAAATCTATAGTTCCTGTATGAGATATAGTTGAAGTTGCTCCCGCTTCTTTATTGTCCGCATATATTCCGAACAATCCTTTTTTACCGTTAATTCCTGCTATTTTTCCTTTATTTGTAATGTTTATATTTTTGCTCCAAGTACCAATTGAAGAACCTATCTTATTAGCCCCCCAAATTCCTACTCCTTTGTTTCCAAGCTGAATTGTACCCGTAGTATCATTTAACAGCAATGAATCCGATGCTCCGAACAATGCCGTACTGTTTTGATTATTTCCGTTATCGGCATCCATTTTTATAAGACCCTTGTTTGTGGCTTTACCATAATCCACTACTATTCCTGTTGCTCCTTTTTTGGAATAATCTATCGTTCCTTCATTTACGACATTAATATTATCCCGGCTCATAGCTCCTTCATAGTTTGCCTGTGCTATTACCTGGTCGAGCTTTCCGCTGTCAGTACCGCTTATTTTTTTGCCTGATGCTATTGTCACAGCCGAGTTGATAAATTCTACTCTGTAATATTTATCAATTGCAGCACCCGAATGATTATCAAGGTTTACATCACTGTCAATGTTCAATGTTCCCTTTGATACTTTATACGCTTTAAAGTTTTTGGAAGATGTACTGTCAATTTCAACTCTCTTTCCAAGATAGTTGTTTATCTGGCTCGGATCTACACTGCTTAGATTTATAGCTGTTGTACTCGGAGTTGTATTTTCCAAAACAAACAATGTAGAATTATCTTCCATTTTCAATTTTAATTTTTTCCCTGCTGTACTTCCGGTATCATTAAACATATCGTTTAATCTTTGCGATATTGTTGCAGCTGTAGCGGAATCTCTGTAATAAAATGCAGTTGCTCCGTCTTTTATCGTACCCGATATATTATTAAGAAGTTTAAATTTACCACTTGGAGTATAAGTTCCCCCCGCATTTTTCGTATAGTTATAGAATAATAATGTTCCCGCACCTTTTGCAGTAAGATTTACAGTATTTGCATTTGCAGCATCTCCCAATTCTATTTCAGTATTATCGGCATACAATCCTAATGCTTTATTTTCCGCTGTTATGTCTCCTTTTACTATCTTTGTAGTCGCCGTAGTCCCTTTAGCATACAGTGAAATTGATTTTTCTCCCGATGTCAGAATTGAGCCACCTGTCATTGTGAATTTACCCTGATTGAATACTCCTGTAACCTGTTTTCCCCTTAATTCTATTTTCCCTGCATTTACTCCGCTTGAAGCCGTATTGTTATTTCCCGCAGTCGTCAAGGCTTTCTGGATAACCATTCCTATAGTTTTTTCCAGTTTATCCCCTATTCCTTTAATATTCCCTTTATTTACTATTTCTCCGCCATCCTGAGAGAACATTCCTATTCCGTTCTTGGACGTATTATTAAACAATATATCTTTTGTATTTTCGGCAACCGCTTTATGAGTAATCTCTCCTGCAGCATTCTTTTCGGAATTATTTGCAGCCATTCCTATATTGCCGTCACCGTCATTTATATTGATAGTTCCTTTATTTATAGCTTTCGGTGTAATATTGGCAGGACTGTTTTCAGTTACTACGCTTCCCAAATCCACTCTCATTCCTATATTTTTAGTTCCCGTAACGTTAATAGTTCCGCCTGTATCATTAGTAACATCGTCATTATCTTTTACTTTTAAAATCATACCGCTGTTACCTGTTCCACCCGAAACATTTATTGTCCCTTTATTTTTAACCATTCCCGTGTAAGCTCTTATCGCTTTATTTGAGGTCATGTCGTTATCTTCCAATACTGCCATTCCCGAAGAAAGAGAGCTCCCGCTTCCATCACCACCGCTAATATTAATAGTTCCCCTATTTTCAAATACAGAGCTTCTGCCGGCAGCTGATTGCAATATTCTCGAAGAAAGCTTCATTCCGTAGCTTTCTATTCCACCCATTGTTATTTCCTTGCTGCCTGTACCTTCTCCATTTATAACATCTATTACAGTATTTGGACTATTTGTAGGTTTTGCATATACCTGTATCCCTATAGAACTTTTTCCCATAAACGAAATTTTTCCGTTATTTATCAATCTATAATAGTTATTTCCCGGATTAGGGTCGTCAAATTCCTGTGTTAAAATTAATCCTATTTTATAACCCGTATAGCCTCCTCTTTTCAGAACATTCCCTGCTCCATCTACTATATCGGGTGTTCTGGAAATATCTACACCACGTGGATATTCATTTCCTCCTAAATAAGGGGCGAGCTTTAAATTTGTAGAATTTGAAGCTTCAGTTTGTCCTCCTGCTTTTCCTACATGAAGTCCACCCAATCCTTCAGTTCCTCTATATCCTTCTTCGGCTCTATCTGTTAATTCTCCTTCGTTTATTACTTCTCTTTTCCCCGAACCTGCATCATCATTCTGTATTTCATAACCTGTTACAAGAGGACCTACCATATTTACTGTTGCTCTGTTTACAATCGTTCCTCCACCATTAGCATTATCAAGAGTTGCTACCCTTGAACCTCCTACAAGAAAAGGTTGATTATTCCAAGGTCTTGCCCCTGGATCAGAGTCATTTATATTTCCTCTTATAGAGTCGATTGTTATATTACCTCTTACAGTAGCTGTTCCTCCACCTGTGCCTCCTCTATTCGTATAATCAAAGTAAGCTTTTAATAAAGCTGAATTAAATCCCTGTGCTCCTCTAAGTGCAGTACTCGGACTTGCCCACGCATATATCGCAGTATAATTTAATGTATTACCGTCTATATCTGCATTACTGCTACTGTTATAAGATTTTCCATCACCTGAATGTCTTCCACCGTCAATCTGACCGAGCGTGTTCTGTTCCATATAATTACGATAAGAACCTAACTTAATATTAAAAGTAGGCGGCTTAGGTAAACTGACTGTTATGTCATCAGGAGCCACGGGATTAAATTTATCAATCCCAATATTCGGTGCTGCAGGCGGTGTAGGTGCAACAGGTGTATTTAAAGGTCTAACCGTATTTACTGTTATTCTTGGAGGAGTTACAGTAATAGGGTTTTTAACTATTTCTCTCGGTCTAACTGAAGCTCCCAGTTCAATCTGTGCTATAGGTTCCTGCTGATCAGAGGTACTTTCCAATCCATATGAATCATTTAAGTTTTTTCTTTTCTTTCTATCTGAAGTTGTTGCAGGATTGTCAAAATTCTCAGTTGAAGATGCTGTGTATCTCTCGTAAGCATCGCTCTCAGGCGATATATTTCTTAAAAATAAGTCATTACTTCTTTTAAAAATTCCTTCATAAGGATATTTTTCTTTTTTATCTCCTCTTCCTTTATATATTCCTCTCCAATTACTATATGAATATCCCATCCCGAATTGCCAACTGCTCCATGGAGATTTTACTACCTGATCTCCCTGTTCCATTAATTGTATTAATTCTAAAGTTGAATTTCTAAGCAATCTGTTATTTTCTTTTTTGGCTGTTTTAAATGCCATATGCATATCTTTTATCGATATATTCAGTTCCTTTCTTGACTGTTTTATTGCATTTTCTGTACTTTCTAATTGAGAAGATAATGTTGTATCCGAAAATGACAACATACCCATTAGGAGAAAACTGAATAATAACTCTTTTGTGTACTTAACATTTTTACACCTTTTAGCAAAAGTTCTTAAATTTTTTTCGATTTCTCTTAGATTCTTACTCATCATTTTTATTTCCTTTCTTTATAATTTGTTATTGATAAAAAAGTATTTTTCTTTTTTATCCTCTAAAATACTTAACTTTTCATAATTTTTATATATATTTTTTTATAACACGTGTAATTTTCTATGAAGAGTATAACAAATATTATCTAAATAATCAATAATAATTTATATTCATTATAATTATTTATCGTACATTTAAAATCTATTTTATATATTTTTCTATTTTCATAAACCTCACATTTTTATATTCTAAACAATAATATTCAACACTTTAAAATTTTTTATTATAAAAACAGTAAAATTATAATTAATATTTTTATATAAAACAAAAAGAAGCTATTTTAAAATAGAAATATATCTATTTAATAGCTTCTTTTAGAAAAAAGTTAGGAAAAAATATCTTTATTTTTAGTGTCTTAAAAT belongs to Pseudoleptotrichia goodfellowii and includes:
- a CDS encoding autotransporter-associated N-terminal domain-containing protein; protein product: MSKNLREIEKNLRTFAKRCKNVKYTKELLFSFLLMGMLSFSDTTLSSQLESTENAIKQSRKELNISIKDMHMAFKTAKKENNRLLRNSTLELIQLMEQGDQVVKSPWSSWQFGMGYSYSNWRGIYKGRGDKKEKYPYEGIFKRSNDLFLRNISPESDAYERYTASSTENFDNPATTSDRKKRKNLNDSYGLESTSDQQEPIAQIELGASVRPREIVKNPITVTPPRITVNTVRPLNTPVAPTPPAAPNIGIDKFNPVAPDDITVSLPKPPTFNIKLGSYRNYMEQNTLGQIDGGRHSGDGKSYNSSSNADIDGNTLNYTAIYAWASPSTALRGAQGFNSALLKAYFDYTNRGGTGGGTATVRGNITIDSIRGNINDSDPGARPWNNQPFLVGGSRVATLDNANGGGTIVNRATVNMVGPLVTGYEIQNDDAGSGKREVINEGELTDRAEEGYRGTEGLGGLHVGKAGGQTEASNSTNLKLAPYLGGNEYPRGVDISRTPDIVDGAGNVLKRGGYTGYKIGLILTQEFDDPNPGNNYYRLINNGKISFMGKSSIGIQVYAKPTNSPNTVIDVINGEGTGSKEITMGGIESYGMKLSSRILQSAAGRSSVFENRGTINISGGDGSGSSLSSGMAVLEDNDMTSNKAIRAYTGMVKNKGTINVSGGTGNSGMILKVKDNDDVTNDTGGTINVTGTKNIGMRVDLGSVVTENSPANITPKAINKGTININDGDGNIGMAANNSEKNAAGEITHKAVAENTKDILFNNTSKNGIGMFSQDGGEIVNKGNIKGIGDKLEKTIGMVIQKALTTAGNNNTASSGVNAGKIELRGKQVTGVFNQGKFTMTGGSILTSGEKSISLYAKGTTATTKIVKGDITAENKALGLYADNTEIELGDAANANTVNLTAKGAGTLLFYNYTKNAGGTYTPSGKFKLLNNISGTIKDGATAFYYRDSATAATISQRLNDMFNDTGSTAGKKLKLKMEDNSTLFVLENTTPSTTAINLSSVDPSQINNYLGKRVEIDSTSSKNFKAYKVSKGTLNIDSDVNLDNHSGAAIDKYYRVEFINSAVTIASGKKISGTDSGKLDQVIAQANYEGAMSRDNINVVNEGTIDYSKKGATGIVVDYGKATNKGLIKMDADNGNNQNSTALFGASDSLLLNDTTGTIQLGNKGVGIWGANKIGSSIGTWSKNINITNKGKIAGINGKKGLFGIYADNKEAGATSTISHTGTIDFSKVTSSTGIYAVKGKVTSSGNISVKEGSVGINAKNSEVEINGGTYTIGKNSAGFNLTTDSGTSKFIGNSGNISLAGKGSVAYLIKGGSYNSSSNFKDNLTLTSTDGYTYMSITEAFMQYKNTKVINNDDSLFVNAKNSTVNLDNGTDISSTKNRVTGIYSDGGVASNNGKISLTGDKSSALYGKDASMANGIDGKITIGTNGSGIYTVDGNGHNNGQITVGSGSVGMRAENGNVYNRATGKIESTGENAIGMSQSGNSGEIENHGNINLVGDKSIGMHSEGATNAGHTMLNKGNVTVGDSTRADSPSIGIYSNNGLNSTIRNEGKVQAGARSTGIYGRNVTLTSSSETTAGDGGIGVYSKEGTVNIEQNAKISVGKSLGASQEGAGVYLAGNGQTLNSDTDKMTIGKGSFGYVMTGQGNTVRTGLLGTTGVTTLSDDSVFMYSADRTGTITNYSNLRSTGSLNYGIYASGEVKNYGTIDFRRGIGNVGAYSYVKGGTSTPKAIKNYGIINVSGSDISTNPDDKKYGIGMAAGYSEESPAGSGNKVTRGIGNIENHGIIRVTTPNSIGMYATGKGSRILNGVNGRIELSGSKRNIGIFAENGAEVINEGTITTVGTGNVGQIGIAVTSGATLDNRGKIHIDASKGYGLLVAGGIIKNYGEFNITTGSGANKIKEVKAADTSKTLGDAGLDRIRMYAPAGSSNATITRNGQIQKPHLARVQAIANRKPSEIPTSSVGMYIDTSGINYTKPINNIGALAGLTQGDLILGSEATKYTNAKDIQLGDDIIKPYNDMIRRSGIEKWSIYSGALTWMATITQLPDYTIRNAYLSKIPYTVFAGDKKTTRDTYNFTDGLEQRYGVEALDSREKALFNKLNKIGNNERILLQQAFDEMMGHQYANVQQRVSSTGQTLDKEINGLRKNWNNKSKQSNKIAAFGSRGEYKTDTAGIIDYTSNAYGVAYVHEDETIKLGNSSGWYAGAVTNIFKLKDIGRSKETTTMLKLGVFKSKAFDHNGSLQWTVSGEGYIARSDMHRKYLVVDEIFNAKAGYNTYGVAVKNEISKEFRTGEKFSIRPYGNLKLEYGRFDSIKEKAGEVRLEVKGNDYYSVKPEVGIEFKYKQPMAVKTTFTTTLGLGYENELGKVGNVKNKARVAYTKADWFNIRGEKDDRKGNFKADLNLGLENQRFGVTLNAGYDTKGKNIRGGLGFRVIY